Proteins from a genomic interval of Streptococcus sp. D7B5:
- a CDS encoding accessory Sec-dependent serine-rich glycoprotein adhesin has protein sequence MFFRRQKGEYRETDRVTRFKLIKSGKHWLRASTSLFGLFKVMRGSADTSQVMTEMVEKQEGQKLTGLDVLKGIAATGTILGGFAATQTRVYANDAVAVEKTVESKDTLATRDSVVLGTTQDHQDAASLSLSTSQSQSLSEFNSQSASQSASTSQSISASSSSSVSQSMSQSASTSQSLANSQSVTASSSESLGTQNQANSNLSERASVGVQSQYQASESARETVKESQPSKELKAVDFSTESLPQSRSGRVKNEGVTAESSFTMTSVALTEKQSEEKRKKLEALSAEIGQFLAQAQGLPNSDEAIAKASLAKNEIAEALKGEASNLATILQKATEARNSIANAVLRANSGLRDSRNGQALTKASNTASFRAARDTEKPELQKITVTGGAILEGQKFKIYREENFSATIEFTDNSGRIEHAKFVPTAVPAAYPATSTVVSFTTSNGQSISMIVPTNKLAKDGNATASNPFTVSITGSVGKNQAVNSLWTRYVFTYDQEGNFSGNTTDVGLVKDLTANPAAIQFEVHAQSEKYEPAINAEVNRNFTLTANSGTVSVGEASQYITNATGTPELPTTGITKGTRTTYTWKSGTNTNLSAGRHTLTAVVTYPDGSTDEVEIPIEIRPQTPRIEERFLNEKGGLTNQAITVDGVTPGGTVTLTIAGETFTKQATGSSTSVTFTATDLKKVYDRNGGRLPSGPVTASTTVDGLVSDTFNGQITPNQASISVSNSQSASASSSQSASVSSSQSASVSASQSASVSSSQSASVSSSQSASVSSSQSASASASQSASASSSQSASVSSSQSASVSSSQSASVSSSQSASVSSSQSASVSASQSASVSASQSASVSSSQSASASSSQSASASSSESASVSASQSASVSSSQSASVSSSESASVSSSQSASASASQSASLSASESASVSASQSASVSSSQSASASSSQSASVSASESASVSASQSVSVSSSQSASVSSSQSASLSASRSASVSASQSASASASQSASASASQSASASSSQSASVSASQSASVSSSESASVSSSQSASASASQSASVSSSESASASASQSASVSASQSASVSSSQSASVSSSQSASVSASQSASASASQSASVSSSQSASASSSQSASASSSQSASASSSQSASVSSSQSVSVSASQSASASASQSASVSSSQSASVSSSQSASASSSQSASASASQSASVSSSESASASASQSASASASQSASVSASQSASVSSSQSVSVSSSQSASVSSSQSASVSASQSASVSSSQSASVSASESASVSSSESASVSSSQSASLSASQSASASASQFASVSVSQSASVSSSQSASVSASQSASVSASQSASVSSSQSASVSASQSASASASQSASVSSSQSASASSSQSASISTSESASASASESASASSSQSASLSASQSASVSSSQSASASSSQSASASSSESASASASRSASVSASESVSVSASQSASASASESASASASQSASASSSQSASVSSSQSASVSSSQSASASASESASASSSQSASVSTSESASVSASQSASISVSQSASVSASQSASVSSSQSASASSSQSTSASVSQSASVSSSQSASVSSSQSASASSSQSASVSTSESASVSASQSASISVSQSVSVSSSQSASLSASQSASVSSSQSASASASQSASVSSSQSASLSASESASASASQSASASASQSASASASQSASVSSSQSASASASQSASVSSSESASASASQSASVSASQSASASSSQSASVSASQSASVSASQSASVSASQSASVSSSQSASVSASQSASVSASQSASVSSSESASASASQSASASSSQSASVSASQSASVSSSQSASLSASESASASSSQSASVSSSQSASVSSSQSASLSASQSASVSTSQSASISFSQSASASSSQSASVSASQSASLSSSQSASASSSESASVSSSQSASASSSQSASLSASQSASASASQSASVSASQSASVSSSESASVSSSQSASVSSSESASLSASQSASASASESASVSSSQSASVSTSESASVSASESASVSTSESVSASSSQSASTSTSTSASMLAAELALESASISASTSVSESISTSASLSASMLASESTLESASISASISVSESMSISTSLSASDSISGSASASALVSTSTSISLSMASIASQGQSASSKPKQALPNTGASTSVASALLGALAAVTGIGLLAKKSQNDDQESR, from the coding sequence ATGTTTTTTAGACGCCAGAAGGGTGAATATAGAGAAACAGACCGTGTAACTCGGTTCAAATTAATCAAATCAGGGAAGCATTGGCTACGGGCCTCGACTTCCCTTTTTGGCTTATTTAAGGTGATGCGTGGAAGTGCGGATACGAGCCAAGTAATGACCGAAATGGTTGAAAAGCAAGAAGGTCAGAAGTTGACTGGCTTGGATGTTTTGAAAGGGATAGCAGCTACGGGGACGATCTTAGGTGGTTTTGCTGCGACGCAAACGCGTGTTTATGCCAATGATGCAGTCGCTGTTGAAAAGACTGTCGAATCAAAAGATACCCTGGCGACGAGAGATTCAGTAGTGCTAGGGACGACACAGGATCATCAAGATGCTGCTAGCTTGTCTTTGTCTACCAGTCAAAGCCAGTCATTGTCAGAATTCAATTCGCAGAGCGCCAGTCAATCTGCCTCTACAAGTCAGTCTATCAGTGCCTCAAGCTCTTCTAGCGTGAGCCAGTCGATGAGCCAATCTGCTTCTACTAGTCAATCTTTGGCAAACAGTCAAAGTGTAACTGCTAGTTCAAGTGAATCCCTTGGAACACAAAATCAAGCGAATAGTAATCTGTCAGAGAGAGCTTCAGTTGGTGTTCAAAGTCAGTACCAAGCAAGTGAGTCAGCTCGGGAGACAGTGAAAGAATCACAACCTTCAAAAGAATTAAAAGCAGTTGATTTTTCTACAGAATCCTTGCCTCAAAGTCGGTCTGGTCGTGTAAAGAATGAAGGTGTGACGGCTGAATCGAGTTTCACAATGACTTCTGTAGCCTTGACAGAAAAGCAAAGTGAAGAAAAACGGAAGAAATTAGAGGCCTTGTCTGCTGAGATTGGGCAGTTTCTAGCTCAAGCTCAGGGACTTCCAAACTCGGATGAGGCAATTGCCAAGGCTAGTCTAGCTAAGAATGAGATAGCAGAGGCCTTGAAAGGGGAGGCTTCTAACCTTGCCACTATCCTACAAAAAGCTACAGAAGCTCGAAATAGCATTGCAAATGCTGTGTTACGTGCCAACTCTGGACTTCGTGACAGCAGAAACGGACAAGCTTTGACCAAAGCTTCAAATACCGCTAGCTTCAGAGCTGCTAGGGATACAGAGAAGCCAGAACTTCAGAAAATAACCGTTACAGGTGGCGCAATTCTAGAAGGACAAAAATTTAAAATTTATCGAGAAGAAAATTTTTCTGCGACCATTGAGTTTACTGATAACAGTGGTCGAATTGAACATGCAAAATTTGTTCCTACTGCTGTTCCCGCGGCCTATCCGGCTACTTCAACTGTTGTCTCATTCACTACGAGTAATGGTCAAAGTATCAGCATGATTGTTCCGACAAATAAACTAGCCAAAGATGGAAATGCTACAGCATCAAATCCTTTCACCGTTTCAATCACGGGTTCTGTTGGAAAAAATCAAGCAGTAAATAGTTTGTGGACTCGTTATGTTTTCACCTATGATCAGGAAGGTAATTTTAGCGGAAATACTACTGACGTAGGTCTTGTAAAAGATTTAACAGCCAACCCTGCCGCAATTCAATTTGAAGTCCATGCTCAGTCTGAAAAGTACGAACCAGCTATCAATGCTGAGGTGAATCGAAACTTTACTCTAACGGCCAATTCAGGGACTGTTTCTGTTGGTGAAGCCAGTCAGTACATCACGAATGCTACAGGGACGCCAGAATTACCTACTACAGGAATTACTAAGGGAACTAGAACAACCTATACTTGGAAATCTGGAACCAATACGAATTTGTCTGCTGGTCGGCATACTTTGACTGCAGTAGTAACTTATCCAGATGGAAGTACGGATGAAGTAGAGATTCCGATTGAGATTCGCCCTCAGACACCTAGAATTGAGGAACGTTTCCTTAACGAAAAAGGTGGTCTCACAAATCAAGCGATTACGGTAGATGGAGTGACTCCAGGTGGGACTGTTACTCTTACAATTGCAGGGGAAACATTCACCAAACAAGCAACGGGGAGTTCTACCAGTGTAACCTTTACTGCAACTGACTTGAAGAAAGTATATGATCGCAATGGAGGACGACTTCCAAGTGGACCAGTGACTGCAAGTACGACTGTGGATGGTTTGGTTTCAGATACATTTAATGGGCAAATCACGCCAAATCAAGCGTCAATTTCAGTAAGTAATAGCCAGTCTGCTTCAGCGAGTTCGAGCCAATCAGCATCAGTAAGTTCGAGCCAGTCAGCTTCGGTAAGTGCTAGCCAATCAGCATCAGTAAGTTCAAGTCAATCAGCATCAGTAAGTTCGAGCCAATCAGCGTCCGTAAGCTCCAGCCAATCTGCGTCAGCCAGCGCTAGCCAGTCAGCTTCAGCTAGCTCGAGCCAATCTGCATCAGTAAGCTCAAGCCAGTCAGCATCAGTAAGTTCGAGTCAGTCCGCATCAGTAAGCTCCAGCCAATCTGCTTCAGTAAGCTCGAGTCAATCCGCTTCAGTGAGTGCGAGCCAGTCAGCCTCAGTGAGTGCTAGTCAATCTGCGTCTGTAAGTTCAAGCCAGTCGGCTTCTGCAAGTTCGAGTCAATCCGCCTCAGCGAGCTCCAGCGAATCGGCTTCAGTAAGTGCCAGCCAGTCTGCGTCCGTAAGCTCAAGCCAGTCTGCCTCAGTAAGTTCAAGCGAATCAGCATCAGTAAGTTCGAGTCAATCGGCTTCAGCGAGTGCTAGCCAATCCGCATCATTGAGTGCAAGTGAGTCAGCCTCAGTAAGTGCTAGTCAGTCCGCTTCAGTAAGCTCGAGCCAATCTGCATCTGCAAGTTCGAGTCAATCAGCCTCAGTAAGCGCCAGCGAATCCGCTTCAGTAAGTGCTAGTCAATCTGTTTCAGTAAGTTCGAGCCAATCAGCATCTGTAAGTTCGAGCCAGTCCGCTTCATTGAGTGCGAGTCGATCAGCTTCAGTGAGTGCCAGTCAATCAGCGTCTGCAAGTGCCAGTCAATCCGCTTCAGCGAGCGCTAGTCAATCTGCGTCGGCAAGTTCGAGTCAGTCAGCGTCAGTGAGTGCAAGTCAGTCAGCTTCAGTAAGCTCCAGTGAATCTGCATCGGTTAGCTCAAGTCAGTCAGCTTCAGCGAGCGCAAGTCAATCAGCCTCAGTAAGTTCAAGCGAATCAGCCTCAGCGAGCGCTAGTCAGTCTGCATCAGTAAGTGCCAGTCAATCCGCATCCGTAAGCTCAAGTCAATCAGCGTCCGTAAGCTCGAGCCAGTCAGCTTCAGTGAGTGCGAGCCAATCCGCTTCAGCAAGTGCCAGCCAATCAGCATCTGTAAGCTCCAGCCAATCAGCTTCAGCGAGTTCGAGCCAGTCCGCGTCAGCGAGCTCCAGCCAATCTGCCTCAGCAAGCTCCAGCCAGTCAGCCTCAGTCAGCTCGAGCCAATCCGTATCAGTAAGCGCAAGTCAGTCCGCATCAGCCAGCGCTAGCCAGTCTGCCTCAGTCAGCTCGAGTCAATCCGCTTCAGTAAGCTCTAGTCAATCTGCGTCGGCAAGTTCGAGCCAATCCGCTTCAGCGAGCGCAAGTCAATCCGCCTCAGTAAGTTCAAGCGAATCCGCCTCAGCGAGCGCAAGTCAATCCGCTTCAGCGAGCGCAAGTCAATCAGCATCAGTGAGCGCAAGTCAGTCTGCGTCCGTAAGCTCAAGCCAATCTGTCTCAGTAAGCTCGAGTCAATCCGCCTCAGTAAGTTCAAGCCAATCTGCTTCAGTTAGCGCTAGCCAGTCAGCCTCAGTCAGCTCGAGTCAATCCGCATCAGTAAGCGCAAGTGAGTCAGCCTCAGTAAGCTCCAGTGAATCCGCTTCAGTCAGCTCGAGCCAATCTGCATCATTGAGTGCTAGTCAATCGGCTTCAGCCAGCGCAAGCCAGTTTGCATCAGTCAGCGTTAGCCAATCAGCATCGGTCAGCTCAAGCCAATCCGCCTCAGTGAGCGCTAGCCAATCAGCGTCAGTGAGCGCTAGCCAATCAGCATCGGTCAGCTCAAGCCAATCCGCCTCAGTGAGCGCTAGCCAATCAGCGTCAGCGAGTGCCAGCCAGTCAGCTTCAGTAAGCTCCAGCCAATCTGCTTCAGCGAGCTCGAGCCAGTCTGCATCAATAAGCACAAGTGAATCTGCTTCAGCGAGCGCAAGTGAGTCAGCATCTGCAAGTTCGAGTCAATCTGCCTCATTGAGTGCTAGTCAATCTGCCTCAGTAAGTTCAAGCCAGTCAGCATCTGCAAGTTCGAGTCAATCCGCCTCAGCTAGCTCCAGCGAATCGGCATCAGCCAGTGCGAGTCGATCAGCCTCAGTCAGCGCAAGTGAGTCAGTTTCCGTAAGTGCTAGTCAATCGGCATCAGCCAGCGCAAGTGAGTCAGCATCTGCAAGTGCCAGCCAATCAGCATCTGCAAGCTCCAGCCAGTCAGCTTCGGTAAGCTCAAGCCAATCCGCTTCAGTAAGCTCAAGCCAGTCAGCATCTGCAAGTGCAAGTGAATCCGCTTCGGCAAGTTCGAGTCAATCTGCTTCGGTAAGCACAAGCGAATCCGCTTCAGTGAGTGCGAGCCAGTCAGCCTCAATAAGCGTTAGTCAATCCGCTTCAGTGAGTGCTAGCCAATCCGCTTCAGTCAGCTCGAGCCAATCTGCGTCTGCAAGTTCGAGTCAGTCCACTTCAGCGAGCGTTAGTCAGTCAGCATCAGTAAGCTCGAGTCAATCAGCGTCTGTAAGCTCAAGTCAGTCTGCTTCGGCAAGTTCGAGTCAATCTGCTTCGGTAAGCACAAGCGAATCCGCTTCAGTGAGTGCGAGCCAGTCAGCCTCAATAAGCGTTAGTCAATCTGTTTCAGTAAGCTCCAGCCAATCCGCTTCATTGAGTGCCAGTCAATCAGCGTCAGTGAGCTCTAGTCAATCCGCATCAGCGAGCGCTAGCCAATCTGCTTCAGTAAGTTCGAGCCAATCCGCATCATTGAGTGCAAGTGAGTCAGCATCAGCGAGCGCCAGCCAGTCAGCCTCAGCCAGCGCGAGCCAATCAGCATCTGCAAGTGCGAGCCAGTCTGCTTCGGTAAGTTCTAGTCAGTCAGCCTCAGCCAGCGCAAGTCAATCCGCCTCAGTAAGTTCAAGCGAGTCAGCCTCAGCGAGCGCTAGCCAATCAGCCTCAGTGAGTGCCAGTCAGTCTGCATCTGCAAGTTCGAGTCAGTCAGCTTCAGTCAGCGCTAGTCAGTCAGCTTCAGTCAGCGCTAGTCAGTCAGCTTCAGTCAGCGCTAGTCAATCCGCCTCAGTAAGTTCAAGCCAATCTGCTTCAGTTAGTGCTAGCCAGTCCGCCTCAGTAAGCGCAAGTCAATCAGCCTCAGTAAGTTCAAGCGAATCAGCCTCAGCGAGCGCAAGCCAATCCGCTTCAGCGAGCTCAAGTCAATCCGCCTCAGTGAGCGCAAGTCAGTCTGCCTCAGTAAGCTCGAGTCAATCTGCATCATTGAGTGCAAGTGAATCTGCATCAGCGAGCTCGAGTCAATCAGCGTCAGTGAGCTCGAGCCAGTCAGCGTCTGTAAGCTCCAGTCAATCGGCTTCATTGAGTGCAAGTCAATCGGCATCTGTAAGCACAAGTCAGTCTGCATCGATCAGCTTCAGCCAGTCTGCCTCAGCGAGCTCGAGCCAGTCTGCTTCGGTGAGTGCCAGTCAATCAGCTTCATTGAGCTCGAGCCAGTCAGCCTCAGCAAGTTCGAGTGAGTCAGCCTCAGTAAGCTCCAGTCAGTCAGCGTCTGCAAGTTCAAGTCAATCGGCTTCATTGAGTGCAAGCCAATCCGCTTCAGCCAGCGCGAGCCAGTCTGCCTCAGTCAGCGCGAGCCAGTCAGCTTCAGTAAGTTCGAGTGAATCTGCATCTGTAAGCTCAAGTCAATCGGCATCAGTAAGCTCAAGCGAATCGGCTTCATTGAGTGCTAGTCAGTCTGCATCAGCGAGCGCAAGTGAGTCAGCCTCAGTAAGCTCGAGCCAATCAGCGTCTGTAAGCACCAGTGAATCTGCTTCAGTCAGCGCAAGTGAGTCAGCCTCAGTCAGCACAAGTGAGTCTGTATCGGCAAGTTCGAGTCAATCCGCTTCAACAAGTACTTCAACTTCTGCAAGTATGCTAGCAGCCGAGTTAGCATTGGAAAGTGCTTCAATCTCAGCAAGTACATCAGTGAGCGAATCTATTTCAACGAGCGCATCACTCTCAGCTAGCATGTTAGCCAGTGAATCGACTCTAGAAAGTGCTTCGATTTCAGCAAGTATATCAGTGAGCGAGTCAATGTCGATTAGTACTAGTCTCTCGGCTTCAGATTCTATTAGTGGATCTGCGTCAGCAAGTGCTCTGGTATCTACTTCAACA